Genomic DNA from Acidobacteriota bacterium:
CGGCGGCGCGGCGCAATTCGGCATCGGGAATCGAGGCCCAAAGAAAGAAACTCAGACGGCTCGCCATCTCCCAGTTTGAAAGAGGCAGAAATTCGGATTGCGAATTGCGGATTGTGGATTGCGGATTGAAAGAGGATTTCAGTGGCTGGACGCTTGGTGTATGGCTTTCCGACTTCTGTATTCCGACTTCCGCATTCCTGACCGCTTCGACGCGATAGAGAAATTGCGGCGCGACCAGGATGCGCGTCAGCACGGCGCGAATGGCTTTGCGGTGATCGCCTTCGGCGCTGAAAGCTTTTTCGTAAAAGGCGCGCAAGCTCAGTTTTTCCGTTTCCGTCAACGGATGCCGCCAGGCGCGGCTGGCGAATTCGAGGCAATCGGTGAGGTGATGTGGGCGCGCTGCTGCTTGCGCCGCCAGCACGGCGTCGTATTCGCGCCGCAGCGGGGTGACGTATTTGCGCATCTCAGCGGGCAAGGATTCGGTAGTTGCCTTGTCCATTTGCGCGATGCCTTTGCCTTGCAGGTCGTACTTGAAATGCTTCGCCAGCAGCCGCAAATAGTTGTCGTGGTATTCAAACGACGCATAGAGATCGTTCCAGGCTTGATCGAGCCGTTTGCGCGTCGTGGTGTCGAGCAGGTTTTCGACTACGAATTTATCGTCGCGGATGTATTTCACCTTCACCACGAATTCATCGTGTTCCGGCACGTTGTAGGTGTTGTCGAACGGATCAGGCACCGGGTCTTTGTCGGCGGGCGTCGGTTCGCCGTGCGTGTTGGGCGGCAGCAGCGTGGCGTATTCCGTCACGCCCGCGCGAAAGGCTTTGTAACCGGCGCTATTCATATCGCCCACCAAGGCGCGTGTCGGCTGACCTCTGGTGCCGCCATCAGCGCGATCAGAAATCACGATGCGCAACACTTGAGCGCGGTCCTGGCCCAACTCGGCATCCACTTGCAAATTGAGCAACATTGGCGTTTCAGGCAGCGGCACCTCAAACATCACCGAGCCTGCCGAAGCAAAATCGTCCGGGCCGATGGGCGTACCGTCAGGGCTGTGGCCGAAATTCAGCCGTTGCGCCGTCTCAGCGCTGACCAGCGACCGCAACGTATGCCGCTCACCCGGCGGCAAAATGCCGCGCCGCAAATTGGCGGCGGCTTCGGCATCGGCGGCCAGCACGACGACGGATTCACCGGCTTTGACCTGCGCGCGCTGGACAATCGGGCGAAAGCCAATCGTCAGGTTGCGCCAAATCACGACCGGTTTGTCGCCCAGCGCCGGATTTACCGGGGCGACATTGAAATAAATTTTCGCCGGGCCTGGTTGCACCGCGCCCGGCCTGCCACCGCCGCGCACATAGGTGAAGCGATGCGGCGATTTCACGTCCAAGGTGCGGTCACTGAATTCGAGCGGGCTTTCATCGCCCGCGCCACCGGCAGCGACGTCGCCGCGCGCAAAGAGCCAGCTCGGCCAAGTGACCATGAATTTTTGAATGTCCTCGCAACCCGCACGGATGGCAGTTAGGTTTTTATCCGCGGGAGGCATGGGCAATTTGCGCCAGCGCGCCACGATTTCTGACGAGGGATAACCCAGCACCGGCTTATTCATCACTTGCCAGATGTGCTGGGCAAAGCGCGGCGCGATACCTTCACGCGCGGCCAGCGTTGGCAAGGTCACGGTCGCTTCACCGAGCGCCGCGCGATGTTTGTATTGCCACGCGACAAACATAACCTTCCCGTATTTTTCCAAGCCGAACGGCCTGCCACCTTCGCCTGAAACGGTGCGAATGCCATTGGCGGCATAAATCTCCTTGATGCGGGTGACAGCCGCAAATTCAAACCCTGTCTTGCCCGGATCGGTAAAGAATTCAAGCGGGCCCGCGCCAATCACCGCATGCTCGGCCACGAGTTTGGCGGCGTTGAGATAGCGCTCCAGATTGGCATCCTGCATGAATTGCACGTCGCCAAAATTGGTGAAGCCTTCGCCGCCAACCGCATCACTGGACGAATCAATCCCGACATTCAGCTCAAGCCCGGTCAGGTCTTTGAGGGCGTAAGCATATTCGCCGCTCGTCAACCGCCTGACCGTCACCGGCCCCGGATCACCGTCGTGCTTTTTCGCGTAGGCGGCCAGGCTGGTGCGAATCCAGTGGACGGCTTGCGCGCGCTGCTCAGCGCTGGGTTGCGGCATGGCTTTGGGCGGCATGGCTTTTTGTTCGAGCGCGTCCGCCAGCTTTTCCCACTGTTGGAAGCCTTCGCCAATCGAGTCGTGCGAAATGAGCCGTTCGATATTCACGCCCGCCTTGGGTGCCGTACCGCTGTGGCATTGCACGCAGAACTCTTGCAGCAGCGTCTGGGTCGCGGCTTGTGCAAGGGCCGAGGTGGCTTCTACTTTTCGAATGGTTTTCGGGTTGGCCAGCATGCTGCCGATCAGCAGGCCGGTCAGTAAGACGAGCGAGGCTTTCCCGTAACGGACGCTTCGCGAAAACTCACAGTTCCCCAGAACTCTCATGACGTCATCGAACCTCGTTTAATGGTGCTTGGCAGTGGGTAGATTTGATTCCAGCAACTTCTAACCAATCGGTTAAATAATCGGTCTGACCAACTGGGGCACAGTCTATACCAACTTCATCTAAACCATGAACCTAGCGCCTTCCGTACCGCCATTTTTTTTGGTTTGGAAGAACACCGCCAGCCGTCAGTCAACGCCACGCCGCTTCATTTCGCCAGCGGCTTATCCGGCTTGCCCAGCAGCGGGCGCATAATTTTGACGCGTATCAGATAACCGTCGTGATTGGGATGAATGCGATCCGCCACCCATAAATCTTCGCGCGGTTTGCCGTCCGGCGTCAGCATCGCCTCCCACAGATCAATGAAATGCAGATTCTTTTGCGTCGCAACGTAGTCTTTAAGAAGCCTGTTCGTGAGTTTGCGTTTGTCGGCCTCGTCCCAGCGTCCCGGCCCCGGCGTGAGGCTCGAAAAGGCGATGGGAACTTGGGGCTGCGTGGCACGCACCTTGGCCACGAACGTTTTGAAGTCCGCCAACACTTGTTCGGCGGTTTTGCCGTTGTGCACGTCGTTGCCGCCGACGTGCAACACGATCATCCGCGCTTTGTAAGGCAGCACGAGGCGGTCAAAGAAAGAGAGAATGTCGGAAAACTGAAACGAATCAATGCCCCGATTGATGATGGTGTAATCAGGCAAATCTTCGGACAGCGTTTTCCAGCGAAAGAATTGCGAATCGCCGACCAGCAAAATTGCGCCTTTGGGTGGCGGCGCGGCTTTGTCAGCGGCTTCGTAGGTTTGTACGTTCTTCTCGAAACGATTTTCCGTGGCTTGAGCATTGGCACTTTCGGGAACAAGCAATAATGCCAACAACACCAACAACCACACACTACGCTGAAAGAGTTTTACTCTTAAATCCACCTCCCTCCAGCTACAAATCGCTAATAACTCGCCATAAGGTAAAACTGTCATCTCAGGCTCCAGTCTTATTGCCTTGAAACAGCAGCGGCGCAAATTCGCTCAAACAGCGGCGCCACACCGGCCACGTATGCATACCGCCTTCGATGACGCGGAACGTGTGCCGGATTTGATATTTGTTGAGCAAGTCAGAAGCTTCCTTCGCCCGTGTGAACACAGGGTCTTTGTCACCATTGCCATACCAGAACACATTCAACTTCGCGTTCGTGCCTTTCGGATCATTGAGCAACGCTTTGAATTTCGTAGCGAAATCCGGCCCCGGCGCGGAACTGAACACACCCAGCGCGCTGAACAAATCCAAATGGCCAAAGCCGATGGCGAACGTCTGCCCGCCGCCCATCGAAAGCCCGGCCAGCGCACGATTCTGACGTCCCGGTGCAATGCGATATTTGGCCTCAGCCCACGGTATCAAATCCTTGAGCATGTACTCTTCCATCAGCGGCACATTCTTCGCCTGTACTTCACGCGGCGAACCAAACGGAACGGCGTGGCCAAGCGGCATCACGATGATCATCGGCTTCGCTTTTTTCTCCGCGATCAGATTATCAAGAATCAAATTCGTCGCGCCGACCTGCGTCCAGCTTTCGGCGGTGTCGCCGCTGCCGTGCAGCAAATACAAGACGGGATAGCGCTGCTTCGGATTCTTTTCATAACCGGGCGGCGTATACACAAACACCTGCCGCGTCTCGCCATTGATGACAGCGCTGCGCAGCCAGTTTGACTCCACGCTGCCGTGCGGCACATCGCGCATTTCCCAGGGCGCGCCTTTGGCGGGAATTTCGACCAGGCTGGCCGAAGTGCGCTGCCGCAGCTTGACGCGCGGATTGACCGGGTCGGCCAGCGTGACGCCGTCCACCGTGAACGAATACAGATGAATTGTCGGCTCGATCCCGCCAATGGTCGTGCTCCACACGCCCTCGGCATCCTTGGTCATCGGCTGTTTGGAACCAACCGGCATCCAGTCGCCAAAGAGCGTGACTTCGGCGGCTTTGGCGGCGCGAATGCGAAACGTGACCTTGCCGTCAGCATGCACTTCGGGCGAGACGAGGCCATCGGGCGGCGGCGTTTGCGCAAAGCTATAGGTCGTGATGAGCATTGCGGCAAGCAAAAGCATCAAGCGTTTTTTCATAACGTATAACCTCAAAGTGTGTTTATCGGCCTCGTTACCACAGTTCGTCATAAGGCAATTCATCAAGATCGGCATCAACATAGTCGGGCGCAGGGTCGTGCTGGAATTGAACTGCGGCAATGGTTGGCCGGTCTTCCAACCACGCTTTACAGACCCGGTGCATACCATCCATGACTCTGCCATTGGACGAACGAATAATGGGGTATGCCAAATCAGTTTCCATGATCAGTTTCGCGTGCAGCGCAATTTCTCGACAAAGGGGTTTTGCCTCTTCCTCAAACCAGAACGGCTCGTCCAGTTCGGCAATTTCTGATAGCGCAATTTGCTGAACTGGAAGGTTACGGCTCAGTTCAATCAGGCGATGCACATCCCAGATCAATCTCTGGCCATCAACCTGACGAGAGTGATATTGTCGCCTCATCCGCGCTGCCTTTCTTTCCTCTGCGCTCAACGCATGCCGAGCGAGATAAACCGCAACGCTTCCGGCAAGCCCGTCCGCCAATACTCCCACGTATGCCCGCCGTCTCTGACGCGATATTCGTGCGGGATTTTCAGGTCGCGCATCAAGTTGTGCAGCAATCCATTTCCCGTATAAAGCGACGTGTCGTCATCGCCGCAATCGAGAAAGAAACGCACTGCGGCTTTTTGTTTTTCGGGCATGTTTTTCACGAGAGACAGAATGCTGTTCTGATTCCAGAAATCCGTGATGCGCTGATCACCTTCCTTGATCTCGCCGAGCGCGCTTCTATATCGGCGCTGAAATTCCGGCAGCGGCATCTGGTTAATCTGTTCGTCCGTGCGTACCGCCGCACTCATCGCATAGCAAGATTGGAACAAGTCTGGGTGATGCAATGCATACAACAAACTGCCGAAACCGCCCATAGACAAGCCCGCGATAGAGCGAAACGCCTTGCCCGCACGGCAACGATAGGTTTTCTCGATATGGGGCAGCAGTTCTTTGATGAAGTAATCTTCGTACTGATATTCACCGCGAATGTTGTTCAGATAGAACGTCATCTCCGCGTCAGGCATGACGATAATCATCGGATCGGATTGGCCTGCGCGCACGCTCGTATCCACAATCGCTTGCATATTGCCAAGCTGAATCCAATCGCTGTGATTACCGCCGCCACCGTGCAGCAAATACAACACCGGATATTGCCTGCGCGAAGTTTCATATCCCGCAGGTAAATACAGGGCGTATTTCATCTCCTTTTTAAGTATCCGGCTCGTAAGCAAAAGATCATCGAAGACTTTGCTCTCTTGCGCCCAGACAGCGGGAATGGACAACAAGCAAAAGAAAATAACGCTCAGAACGTGCCGGAGGTGTAGCTTGCTCATTTGATTTCGGTATTGCTGACGAAGGCGAGCTTTTTACTATCCGGCGACCACGACGGCACGTTGATCGTGCCTTGCCCGCCGTACAGATACGCAATGACTTTCGGTTGCCCGCCCCCAACCGGCATGAGGCGCAAATACACGCGCTTGTAAAACGGGTGATCGCCAGGCGCGATGTCTTTCGGGAACGAGATCATCACGATCCATTTGCCATCGGGCGAGATGTGCGGAAACCAGTTATTGAATTCGTCGTTGGTGATTTGCGTCTGCTCGCTGCCATCCGGCTTCATGCGCCAGATTTGCATCAGACCGGTGCGAAACGAATTGAAGTAGATATATTTGCCATCGGGCGTGAATTCCGGCCCGTCGTCTACGCCTTTGGTGGTGGTCAGTTGAATCTCTTCGCCGCCGTTGGCCGGGATTTTATAGACATCGAATTCGTCGTTGCGGCGGCCCGCAAAGACCAGCCACTTTTTATCCGGCGACCAGCCGTGCAAATACGATGGGCCTTTGCGCGTCACTTTGGTCGGCTTGCCGCCTTTACCGGGTAGCGTGTAAATCATCGAGACATTGCCGTCTTCCGCGCTCGTGCTGCTGATGCCCAGCAGCTTGCCATCGAACGTAAGCACGTGATCGTTGTTGTTACGCTTCACGTCACCTGTATCAAATAACGTCGGCGTATTTGTCGCCAGATCAAAGCGATAGAGCAGGTTGTTGTGGTTGTAGATCAACGCCTTGCCATCGCGCGTCCAGTTCGGCGCTTGCAGTGAATCTTTGACGCGATACAAAACCTTGCGCGTGTTCGTCGCCAAATCCATGACTTCCAAATTGCTGCCGATGTATTCACGATAAGGCACGAAGTTCTCGCGCGCCGGAATCACGATTTCGACATCCCGAAAGACAGCGGTTTCGGTGACCGCGTTGTTGTGCGAGCAGACATACAAGCCAACATACACCTCATCGCCGAGTGAGACATCCGCAATTTCTTTCGTCACGAACGTCTCGCCAAACCGTGCCACGGACATCATGTATTTGTTGCCCGCACGTTCGAGTTGCACCACGTCGTAGCCTTTCTCGGTGAAATCTACGCGCTCAGTGAGCGCGCCTTTGGTGCGGCGAAATTGAAATGACGTCAGACCATCGCCGTGCAAACTGGCGTTGACGTGCGGCCCTTCGGTGTCCAGATTTGGGCGGATGATCCAGCCGATTTTGCGATGCGGGTCTGTGCCCTTGCCGATGAATTCCGTGCGCGCGCGCAGGATGAAATTGCCCTTCATCCGCTTCCACGCGTAGTGAAATTCATCCTTGGCCGCCCACATATTCGTGCCAGAGGCTGTGATCGTATAGGTCAGCTTCTCAGCGTCATACACGACCGAGCCAGGCGTCGCGACCGCGCCCACATCCTGGTGGTGCTCGAATTGGCCGACAGGTTTTTGTTGAGCAAAGCTGATGTTGA
This window encodes:
- a CDS encoding esterase codes for the protein MKKRLMLLLAAMLITTYSFAQTPPPDGLVSPEVHADGKVTFRIRAAKAAEVTLFGDWMPVGSKQPMTKDAEGVWSTTIGGIEPTIHLYSFTVDGVTLADPVNPRVKLRQRTSASLVEIPAKGAPWEMRDVPHGSVESNWLRSAVINGETRQVFVYTPPGYEKNPKQRYPVLYLLHGSGDTAESWTQVGATNLILDNLIAEKKAKPMIIVMPLGHAVPFGSPREVQAKNVPLMEEYMLKDLIPWAEAKYRIAPGRQNRALAGLSMGGGQTFAIGFGHLDLFSALGVFSSAPGPDFATKFKALLNDPKGTNAKLNVFWYGNGDKDPVFTRAKEASDLLNKYQIRHTFRVIEGGMHTWPVWRRCLSEFAPLLFQGNKTGA
- a CDS encoding DUF1592 domain-containing protein, with the translated sequence MRVLGNCEFSRSVRYGKASLVLLTGLLIGSMLANPKTIRKVEATSALAQAATQTLLQEFCVQCHSGTAPKAGVNIERLISHDSIGEGFQQWEKLADALEQKAMPPKAMPQPSAEQRAQAVHWIRTSLAAYAKKHDGDPGPVTVRRLTSGEYAYALKDLTGLELNVGIDSSSDAVGGEGFTNFGDVQFMQDANLERYLNAAKLVAEHAVIGAGPLEFFTDPGKTGFEFAAVTRIKEIYAANGIRTVSGEGGRPFGLEKYGKVMFVAWQYKHRAALGEATVTLPTLAAREGIAPRFAQHIWQVMNKPVLGYPSSEIVARWRKLPMPPADKNLTAIRAGCEDIQKFMVTWPSWLFARGDVAAGGAGDESPLEFSDRTLDVKSPHRFTYVRGGGRPGAVQPGPAKIYFNVAPVNPALGDKPVVIWRNLTIGFRPIVQRAQVKAGESVVVLAADAEAAANLRRGILPPGERHTLRSLVSAETAQRLNFGHSPDGTPIGPDDFASAGSVMFEVPLPETPMLLNLQVDAELGQDRAQVLRIVISDRADGGTRGQPTRALVGDMNSAGYKAFRAGVTEYATLLPPNTHGEPTPADKDPVPDPFDNTYNVPEHDEFVVKVKYIRDDKFVVENLLDTTTRKRLDQAWNDLYASFEYHDNYLRLLAKHFKYDLQGKGIAQMDKATTESLPAEMRKYVTPLRREYDAVLAAQAAARPHHLTDCLEFASRAWRHPLTETEKLSLRAFYEKAFSAEGDHRKAIRAVLTRILVAPQFLYRVEAVRNAEVGIQKSESHTPSVQPLKSSFNPQSTIRNSQSEFLPLSNWEMASRLSFFLWASIPDAELRRAAAAGELTEAPGIQRQVKRMLADPKARRLATEFFGQWLGFYHFDQFKGVDTTRFTEFTDDVKEAMYDEAVSFFEYVIRQDRPVREILTADYTFLNQDLAKFYGVTKEVKATEAPELVEGANAFHRGGLLRLGAVLTATSAPLRTSPVKRGDWILRRILGTPVPPPPADAGSLPADDKMFGGLSLKQKLEQHKRNATCANCHYRIDPLGFSLERYDSTGRWREKYADGNAIEDSAALPDKSEIAGVDGLLKYLQTKDTQVRKTLSFKLVGYALGRTVLASDQLLIERMAQAGGDATFAQLATEIALSKQFRNRTGSEANAPLTSTNKIALKTAAKPQGVGQ
- a CDS encoding TolB family protein; this encodes MTLRSAVLAIFASLALFNISFAQQKPVGQFEHHQDVGAVATPGSVVYDAEKLTYTITASGTNMWAAKDEFHYAWKRMKGNFILRARTEFIGKGTDPHRKIGWIIRPNLDTEGPHVNASLHGDGLTSFQFRRTKGALTERVDFTEKGYDVVQLERAGNKYMMSVARFGETFVTKEIADVSLGDEVYVGLYVCSHNNAVTETAVFRDVEIVIPARENFVPYREYIGSNLEVMDLATNTRKVLYRVKDSLQAPNWTRDGKALIYNHNNLLYRFDLATNTPTLFDTGDVKRNNNDHVLTFDGKLLGISSTSAEDGNVSMIYTLPGKGGKPTKVTRKGPSYLHGWSPDKKWLVFAGRRNDEFDVYKIPANGGEEIQLTTTKGVDDGPEFTPDGKYIYFNSFRTGLMQIWRMKPDGSEQTQITNDEFNNWFPHISPDGKWIVMISFPKDIAPGDHPFYKRVYLRLMPVGGGQPKVIAYLYGGQGTINVPSWSPDSKKLAFVSNTEIK
- a CDS encoding esterase family protein, coding for MSKLHLRHVLSVIFFCLLSIPAVWAQESKVFDDLLLTSRILKKEMKYALYLPAGYETSRRQYPVLYLLHGGGGNHSDWIQLGNMQAIVDTSVRAGQSDPMIIVMPDAEMTFYLNNIRGEYQYEDYFIKELLPHIEKTYRCRAGKAFRSIAGLSMGGFGSLLYALHHPDLFQSCYAMSAAVRTDEQINQMPLPEFQRRYRSALGEIKEGDQRITDFWNQNSILSLVKNMPEKQKAAVRFFLDCGDDDTSLYTGNGLLHNLMRDLKIPHEYRVRDGGHTWEYWRTGLPEALRFISLGMR